Proteins encoded within one genomic window of Microbacterium soli:
- a CDS encoding sugar ABC transporter permease, whose protein sequence is MSQVIIDETETSEPPQTTHGADPKGRAITRTLVVVGFALIAALFFLLIFSAPAEDPARIALGPVSLNTFFMWLGDLHPLIQIPIILIAFGAVVAAILVLIEYAPRPGRGYFILRLVACLAVPVLAFMMLRPYSNAVLYVVGIALLSGALLFFADYRSRQGAGYLFQLILFLAPAAIMLLIGLIYPAIATFFKSFFDKTGTDFVGLENYIWVFTNPVGTWSVINTLIWALVAPTLSVAFGLAYAVFIDRARGEKVLKVLVFMPVAISFVGAGIIWKFMYDYRQGEQLGLLNAIVTLFGGDPVSWLAVKPLVNTVMLLIVFIWTQTGFAMVILSASIKAVPVEQMEAAELDGTNAWQRFWNVTVPGIRSSLIVVLTTIAIMSLKVYDIVAVMTGGRDDTTVLGFEMVNQQQRFQSYGHSSALAVVLFLFVLPLIIYNARSLSKQREIR, encoded by the coding sequence ATGTCGCAAGTGATCATCGACGAGACAGAGACGAGCGAGCCGCCGCAGACCACGCACGGCGCCGACCCGAAGGGCCGTGCGATCACCCGCACGCTCGTCGTGGTCGGCTTCGCACTGATCGCCGCGCTGTTCTTCCTGCTGATCTTCTCGGCGCCCGCCGAGGATCCCGCCCGCATCGCGCTCGGGCCGGTCTCGCTCAACACCTTCTTCATGTGGCTCGGCGATCTGCATCCGCTGATCCAGATCCCGATCATCCTCATCGCCTTCGGCGCCGTCGTCGCCGCCATCCTGGTGCTCATCGAGTACGCGCCGCGTCCGGGCAGGGGCTACTTCATCCTCCGGCTCGTGGCGTGCCTGGCCGTCCCCGTGCTGGCCTTCATGATGCTGCGTCCGTATTCGAACGCCGTGCTGTACGTGGTGGGCATCGCTCTGCTCAGCGGTGCGCTGCTGTTCTTCGCCGACTACCGCTCCAGGCAGGGCGCCGGCTACCTGTTCCAGCTCATCCTCTTCCTCGCCCCGGCCGCGATCATGCTCCTGATCGGATTGATCTACCCGGCCATCGCGACGTTCTTCAAATCCTTCTTCGACAAGACCGGCACCGACTTTGTGGGCCTGGAGAACTACATCTGGGTGTTCACCAACCCCGTCGGCACCTGGTCCGTGATCAACACCCTCATCTGGGCGCTGGTGGCGCCCACCCTCTCGGTCGCCTTCGGCCTCGCCTACGCCGTGTTCATCGACCGGGCGCGCGGCGAGAAGGTGCTGAAGGTGCTCGTCTTCATGCCCGTCGCGATCTCGTTCGTCGGCGCGGGCATCATCTGGAAGTTCATGTACGACTACCGGCAGGGCGAGCAGCTCGGTCTGCTCAACGCCATCGTGACGCTGTTCGGCGGCGACCCGGTGAGCTGGCTGGCGGTGAAGCCGCTGGTGAACACCGTCATGCTGCTGATCGTGTTCATCTGGACCCAGACCGGCTTCGCGATGGTGATCCTGTCCGCGTCCATCAAGGCCGTCCCCGTCGAGCAGATGGAGGCCGCGGAGCTGGACGGCACCAACGCCTGGCAGCGGTTCTGGAACGTCACGGTCCCCGGCATCCGCTCCTCCCTGATCGTCGTGCTGACCACCATCGCGATCATGTCGCTGAAGGTGTACGACATCGTCGCCGTCATGACCGGTGGCCGCGATGACACCACCGTCCTCGGCTTCGAGATGGTCAACCAGCAGCAGCGTTTCCAGAGCTACGGGCACTCCTCCGCGCTGGCGGTGGTGCTGTTCCTCTTCGTGCTGCCCCTGATCATCTACAACGCCCGATCGCTGAGCAAGCAGAGGGAGATCCGCTGA
- a CDS encoding ABC transporter substrate-binding protein gives MALSQRYRLLAPLALVGAAAIALTGCAEAAPGGGDGGSDGKSTIRIAGGITGGEADALNESFAQFTKDTGIEVEYIGDKSFEGNIVTKVTGGDAPDIAIVPQPGLLKTLVDTGKVLEAPESVSKAVDENWSADWKNYGTFDGTFYAAPMLANLKGYVWYSPASFEEWGVEAPKTWDELITLTDTIREKTGNAPWCAGFASDAASGWPGTDWIEDLVLRQSGADTYDKWVAGDVKFTDPEIKEAFDAVGEILLNPDYVNAGFGDVKSINSTAFGDVAAKVADGSCALTHQASFLSANFLDVTNADGETPTVAPDGDVYAFLLPGINEGDLNVEGGGEFVAAFNDDPSTVKVLEFMASPEFADARVKLGGVISANKNADPSLASSEFLQEAMKTLQDDSTVFRFDASDLMPSTVGSGSFWKGLIDWVDGKSTDEVLSDIQAGYEN, from the coding sequence ATGGCACTGTCACAGCGATACCGCCTGCTCGCTCCCCTCGCCCTGGTCGGAGCGGCGGCGATCGCCCTGACCGGATGCGCGGAGGCCGCACCCGGTGGCGGAGACGGCGGTTCCGACGGCAAGTCGACGATCCGCATCGCGGGCGGCATCACCGGCGGCGAGGCCGATGCTCTCAACGAGTCGTTCGCGCAGTTCACGAAGGACACCGGCATCGAGGTCGAGTACATCGGCGACAAGAGCTTCGAGGGCAACATCGTCACGAAGGTGACCGGTGGCGACGCCCCCGACATCGCGATCGTCCCGCAGCCGGGTCTCCTGAAGACCCTGGTCGACACGGGCAAGGTCCTGGAGGCGCCCGAGAGCGTCTCGAAGGCCGTCGATGAGAACTGGTCCGCCGACTGGAAGAACTACGGCACCTTCGACGGCACCTTCTACGCCGCGCCGATGCTGGCCAACCTCAAGGGCTACGTCTGGTACTCGCCGGCGAGCTTCGAGGAGTGGGGCGTCGAGGCCCCGAAGACGTGGGATGAGCTGATCACGCTCACCGACACCATCCGCGAGAAGACCGGGAACGCACCGTGGTGCGCGGGCTTCGCCTCCGATGCGGCATCCGGCTGGCCGGGAACCGACTGGATCGAGGACCTCGTGCTCCGCCAGTCCGGCGCGGACACCTACGACAAGTGGGTCGCCGGAGACGTGAAGTTCACCGATCCCGAGATCAAGGAGGCGTTCGACGCCGTCGGGGAGATCCTGCTCAACCCGGACTACGTCAACGCCGGATTCGGCGACGTCAAGAGCATCAACTCCACCGCGTTCGGCGACGTGGCGGCCAAGGTCGCCGACGGCAGCTGCGCGCTGACCCACCAGGCGTCGTTCCTGTCGGCCAACTTCCTCGACGTGACCAACGCCGACGGTGAGACCCCGACGGTCGCCCCCGACGGCGACGTCTACGCGTTCCTCCTCCCCGGCATCAACGAGGGCGACCTGAACGTCGAGGGCGGCGGCGAGTTCGTGGCGGCCTTCAACGACGACCCGTCCACCGTGAAGGTGCTCGAGTTCATGGCGTCCCCCGAGTTCGCGGACGCGCGCGTCAAGCTGGGCGGCGTGATCTCCGCCAACAAGAACGCCGACCCGAGCCTGGCCTCGAGCGAGTTCCTGCAGGAGGCCATGAAGACGCTCCAGGACGACAGCACGGTGTTCCGCTTCGACGCATCCGACCTGATGCCGTCGACCGTGGGCTCCGGCTCGTTCTGGAAGGGCCTGATCGACTGGGTGGACGGCAAGTCCACCGACGAGGTCCTCAGCGACATCCAGGCCGGTTACGAGAACTGA
- a CDS encoding LacI family DNA-binding transcriptional regulator, which yields MSTIADVAARAGVSKATASRALSGRGYASERTRAKVRAAAAELDYIGHSSATSLATGRSMSVGVIMPALDRWFFAELLAGIQEELLGSGLDLVLYGIREGTAERARLFEEVLPHRRLDGIIAVGIQPSAHELERLLMVDSPLVSIGAYSPGSSAVAIDDVAAARMVTEHLIDLGHREIAFLGGTTDASTHAFGDDRRLAGYRAAMTSAGLAAHIRHIDSAPTMPGGYEAGVRMLGDRRRRPTAFVAVCDEAAVGGIIAARRLGLSIPAELSAVGIDDHAHAEMFSLTTVRQHPRGQGAAAVALLLRRIEDPDADPVQQLLPFELVVRSSTAVPRA from the coding sequence ATGAGCACGATCGCCGACGTCGCAGCTCGCGCCGGCGTGTCCAAGGCGACGGCGAGTCGGGCCCTCAGCGGGCGCGGCTACGCCTCCGAGCGCACCCGCGCGAAGGTGCGGGCCGCCGCCGCCGAGCTCGACTACATCGGGCACTCCTCCGCGACGAGCCTGGCCACCGGCAGATCGATGTCGGTGGGGGTGATCATGCCCGCTCTGGACCGCTGGTTCTTCGCCGAGCTCCTCGCCGGCATCCAGGAGGAGCTGCTGGGCTCGGGGCTCGATCTGGTCCTCTACGGGATCCGGGAGGGAACCGCCGAGCGCGCGCGCCTGTTCGAGGAGGTGCTCCCCCACCGACGCCTGGACGGCATCATCGCCGTGGGCATCCAGCCCAGTGCGCACGAGCTCGAGCGGCTGCTCATGGTCGACTCGCCGCTGGTGAGCATCGGTGCATACAGTCCGGGCAGCAGCGCGGTCGCGATCGACGACGTCGCCGCCGCGCGCATGGTGACCGAGCATCTCATCGACCTCGGTCACCGCGAGATCGCCTTCCTCGGCGGGACGACGGATGCCTCGACGCATGCGTTCGGCGATGACCGACGGCTCGCCGGGTATCGTGCGGCGATGACCTCAGCGGGGCTCGCCGCGCACATCCGCCACATCGACAGCGCCCCCACCATGCCGGGCGGCTACGAGGCGGGGGTGCGGATGCTGGGCGACCGGCGGCGGCGGCCGACGGCCTTCGTCGCCGTCTGCGACGAGGCCGCGGTGGGTGGGATCATCGCCGCCCGCCGGCTGGGCCTCTCCATCCCCGCGGAGCTGAGCGCGGTGGGCATCGACGACCATGCGCATGCGGAGATGTTCTCCCTGACGACCGTGCGACAGCATCCGCGTGGACAGGGTGCCGCCGCCGTCGCGCTGCTGCTGCGACGCATCGAGGATCCGGATGCCGATCCCGTCCAACAGCTGCTGCCCTTCGAGCTCGTCGTGCGCTCCTCCACCGCCGTCCCGCGCGCCTGA
- a CDS encoding carbohydrate ABC transporter permease → MTTTEAVVRDTRTKRQVARDTRRTEAIAHKKLTSKGATIAAVIIAFFWTIPTFGLFVTSFRPGADTQSTGWWTVFVDPKFTLDNYFEALTAGGTSTTLSVAFVNSLAITIPATFLPIALASLAAYAFAWIDFKGRNLLFVFVFALQIVPLQMSLVPLLSLFSNGLTIGDVPVFPGFTLGDMEYSFARVWIAHAIFALPLATFMLHNFIAEIPGDVIEAARVDGAGHGQVFFRIILPLAMPAIASFGIFQFLWVWNDLLVATIFASPGALPITQALNSLSGTWGNRWFLQSAGTFISIIVPLIVFFALQRFFVRGLLAGATKG, encoded by the coding sequence ATGACCACCACCGAAGCCGTCGTGAGGGACACCCGCACCAAGCGCCAGGTCGCCCGCGACACCCGCCGCACAGAGGCCATCGCCCACAAGAAGCTCACCTCGAAGGGGGCGACGATCGCCGCGGTGATCATCGCGTTCTTCTGGACGATTCCCACCTTCGGCCTGTTCGTGACCTCGTTCCGTCCCGGGGCCGACACCCAGTCCACCGGGTGGTGGACCGTCTTCGTCGACCCGAAGTTCACCCTGGACAACTACTTCGAGGCGCTCACCGCCGGAGGCACATCCACGACGCTGTCCGTCGCGTTCGTGAACTCGCTGGCGATCACCATCCCCGCGACGTTCCTCCCGATCGCGCTGGCCTCGCTCGCCGCGTACGCGTTCGCGTGGATCGACTTCAAAGGCCGGAACCTGCTGTTCGTGTTCGTGTTCGCCCTGCAGATCGTGCCGCTGCAGATGTCGCTCGTGCCGCTGCTGAGCCTGTTCTCCAACGGTCTGACGATCGGCGACGTGCCGGTGTTCCCCGGGTTCACGCTCGGCGACATGGAGTACAGCTTCGCCCGGGTGTGGATCGCGCACGCGATCTTCGCACTGCCGCTGGCGACGTTCATGCTGCACAACTTCATCGCCGAGATCCCCGGCGACGTCATCGAGGCGGCACGCGTGGACGGCGCGGGCCACGGCCAGGTGTTCTTCCGCATCATCCTGCCGCTGGCGATGCCCGCCATCGCCTCGTTCGGCATTTTCCAGTTCCTGTGGGTATGGAACGATCTGCTCGTCGCGACGATCTTCGCCTCGCCGGGCGCGCTGCCCATCACCCAGGCGCTGAACTCGCTGTCGGGCACATGGGGCAACCGCTGGTTCCTGCAGTCGGCGGGTACCTTCATCTCGATCATCGTCCCGCTCATCGTGTTCTTCGCCCTGCAGCGCTTCTTCGTGCGCGGTCTGCTGGCCGGCGCGACGAAGGGCTGA
- a CDS encoding cystathionine beta-synthase, with protein MRYAENIVDLVGDTPLVRLNRVTDGIACTVLVKLEYLNPGGSAKDRIATRIIDAAEAAGDLRPGGTIVEPTSGNTGVGLALVAQQRGYRCVFVVPDKVGEDKIDVLRAYGAEVVVTPTSVPADSPESYYSVSDRLAREIPGAFKPNQYENLNGPRSHYETTGPEIWRDTDGGVTHFVAGVGTGGTITGTGRYLREVSEGRVRIIGVDPEGSVYSGGSGRPYLVEGVGEDIWPGAYDPQVPHEIVAVTDAEAFAMTRRLAREEGILVGGSSGMAVVGALRVARGLPAEAVMVVLLPDGGRGYLGKIFNDSWMRSYGFSDVEAEETVADVLTARDTIVRQKQETGRSIPALVHTHPDETVLEAIGIMTEYGVSQLPVLSAEPPVMMGEVTGAVDEKGLLDLLFRGEAKPGDRVGAHTGEQLPLIGIHDSVAQARAALAGADALLVTVDGRPHTVLTRQDLLGYLAR; from the coding sequence ATGCGCTATGCCGAGAACATCGTCGACCTCGTCGGCGACACGCCCCTTGTCAGGCTCAACAGGGTCACTGACGGCATCGCGTGCACCGTGCTGGTCAAGCTCGAGTACCTGAACCCCGGCGGGTCGGCGAAGGACCGCATCGCGACGCGCATCATCGACGCGGCCGAGGCGGCAGGCGACCTGCGCCCCGGCGGGACGATCGTCGAGCCCACCAGCGGCAACACGGGCGTCGGACTGGCACTGGTCGCCCAGCAGCGCGGATACCGCTGCGTCTTCGTCGTGCCCGACAAGGTCGGCGAGGACAAGATCGACGTGCTGCGCGCCTACGGAGCGGAGGTGGTCGTCACCCCGACCTCGGTCCCCGCCGACAGCCCGGAGTCGTACTACAGCGTCAGCGACCGGCTCGCGCGGGAGATCCCCGGGGCCTTCAAGCCCAACCAGTACGAGAACCTCAACGGTCCGCGCAGCCACTACGAGACCACCGGTCCGGAGATCTGGCGTGACACCGACGGCGGTGTCACGCACTTCGTCGCCGGCGTCGGGACGGGTGGCACGATCACCGGCACGGGACGGTACCTGCGCGAGGTGTCCGAGGGACGGGTCCGCATCATCGGCGTCGACCCCGAGGGCAGCGTCTACAGCGGCGGCTCGGGTCGGCCCTACCTTGTGGAGGGCGTCGGCGAGGACATCTGGCCGGGAGCGTACGACCCGCAGGTGCCGCACGAGATCGTCGCCGTGACGGATGCTGAGGCCTTCGCGATGACGCGCAGGCTCGCCCGCGAGGAGGGGATCCTCGTCGGCGGCTCCAGCGGCATGGCGGTGGTGGGCGCCCTGCGCGTGGCGCGCGGGCTTCCCGCGGAGGCGGTCATGGTGGTGCTTCTCCCCGATGGCGGTCGCGGGTACCTCGGCAAGATCTTCAACGATTCCTGGATGCGCTCCTACGGCTTCAGTGACGTGGAGGCGGAGGAGACCGTCGCCGATGTGCTGACGGCCCGCGACACCATCGTCCGGCAGAAGCAGGAGACCGGTCGCAGCATTCCGGCGCTCGTGCACACGCATCCGGATGAGACGGTGCTCGAGGCCATCGGCATCATGACGGAGTACGGGGTCTCGCAGCTGCCGGTGCTCAGCGCCGAGCCCCCCGTGATGATGGGGGAGGTGACGGGCGCCGTCGACGAGAAGGGGCTGCTGGACCTGCTGTTCCGCGGGGAGGCGAAGCCCGGCGACCGCGTGGGCGCGCACACCGGTGAACAGCTGCCGCTCATCGGCATCCACGACTCGGTTGCGCAGGCGCGCGCGGCCCTGGCGGGCGCCGACGCGCTGCTGGTCACCGTGGACGGCCGGCCGCACACCGTGCTCACCCGGCAGGATCTGCTGGGGTACCTCGCGCGCTGA